The stretch of DNA GGTAATGAATTCCAAGTAAAACCTTCCAAATTTGGTAGCTTTTTGGTGATCGTCAATTCAAGAGGGGCTTTCCCATTGAGTTCACCAGTTAACTGAAGAATCGTTGAAACTCTTTGTAAACCATCAACAATACTCCATTTTCCCCCTTCTTTTTGAGCAACAAAAATGGGAGGTAAAGGAATTCCAAGTAAAATCGATTCTATAAATTTTGATTTTTGTTCATCATCCCACCTAAATAATCTTTGATAAGCCGGAGTTAATTCAAGTTCTCCATCTTTATACAAATTTATTATCTCGCCAATAGACATGCTATAGCTATCAGTCTTAATTTCTTTGCGTCCTTGTTCTAATTGTTCAAGTAATAATACTTCTTTTTTTGACATAGGTTTTTGTTTTATAAATATGGACCTAGAAATCTATGGCCATTTAAATGCATCATGTGAGTTGGAGAATCAGCAAACCAGATTTCAGTTTCCCATGATATGTCATTAAAATATTTTTTCATCGTTTTTCGATCTGGAAATGCTGTAACATACACTAAGCCTGCAGTTGAATTTTCAAATATTTTTGCAAGTTCATTATGTCTTTTACCATCAACCGGGCCATGACTTGTAACCGATTCGATTAATAACAACCAGTTTTTCTCTTTGTAATAAAGGACCACATCTGGCATTTTTCCATGATTATCAACTGAAACCCCTAATTCAAGCAATCGCTCTTTTTTAAAATAGCCAGTTTTTGATCCTGTGTCACCTACATATATTAAATCAGCACCAGGAGCGAATATTTGACGAAACTCCACGATAATGTCCTTAATTAATTGACTGTGAGCTCCAGCGCTTAATACTATTTCAATATCATCGACATGAATTTGAGTCTGATTTCTATCACGCTCCATTGCATACCGCTTAATTAAAGTCTCCCGATCATTTAAGAAATTTGATATTTCACTATTCCAATTAGCTGTCTGATACGATAATAATACTTTGAAAAGTTCCGAAGTTATTTGATAGCATGCCTTAGGAGAGTTTACAGCACGCTTTGGATCGTCAGGATTATATTCTACCAATCCTCCATCAACAAATTGATGAAGTGTTTGTCTTCTGAAGGTTTCCCTTGTATTAGGAGCATATGCTTTTCCATAAATTTCCTTAGACCAATCCATAATTGGTGTAACTCCAATTAGGGGCCGTTCAATTTGTTGCCAAGATCTATCTGGATGAAGATTTAATAAGGCTAAAAACGTTAGGGCTGATCTTTCATTTAATTGTTGTTTTGGCATGCCTAATTCTTTCAGTATTTCTAAAGCTTGATCGATTTTGTTTAGAGATGATAATGGGTTTTCGGTAGAGTTTTCTGCCATACTATTTATTTCAGATTCTATTAGTTTATCAATTTCCTTTTGGCTTAATGTTAAATTAGAAACTTGTTCCCCAATTCTTTTTAAAGATGAAGTGGTAGGGTAATGAATGGATCTTAAATCAGAAGCATTTACCTGCGTATGCCCACCGAACTGGCGATAGTATTTGTCTAATAAAGTAGAATTCAAAAAAACAAATAAACCTTTTGCAATTGTAGAATTCAGTCCCTTCTTGTTCTTATGAAAAACATTCAATTTATTTTCAAAGCCAATAAAATCACCAGGCAATGAAGAATCATAATAAGTTGAAATAATTCTTCGTTTTTCCTCTTTACTGCTAAATCGACGAGTAATAACATAATGTCCTGTATGCTGCCAAAGTGATGATTTAGTTTTTTTTGAAACCATTATAGCATTTGGTTTCTTTGAATCTTTTGGCCAATTCACAACACTATTTAGATGGATAGGATATATTAATGGAGCTGAACCAGTTTCATAATCTTTTCGTAAATCCTCAATATTTCTAAAATCTACCACTGGACCTGTACTGACCTCTATATCCAAATCTTCTAACGCTGAATTAAAACAGGACATATAATCCACAATTACTTGTTCGCGATCTGTAGCTGCAATGTGAATAAATTTCTGTGAATCATTTGGCTTAACGATGCTTTCAATATTAACTCTTCTGATTGTCATATCAGTAGCTGTTATTTCTCCACTTAAAATATCCAAAGAAAAGTCAGATTGGGGGCTAGAAGTAATTATAACTTCTTTCTGCTTATTACCTTTTACACAATGAATAATAACGTTTTCCTGGAGTACATCATCATCTGAAAATGCATTGTTTCTGCTATCAAATATATGAATGTGACTTATGGACATTTCTTTTAGGAAAAACTCTCTGAAAGATTGATAATAAGGCCCATTGCAAAAAGATCTTGGAATAATTGCTACCAATTCGCCACCTTCTTTTAATAGCTTAATAGATAAAGCAACGAAGCCAGAATATAGATTTACAGTTTCGATCCCTATTTGACTTAGTTTTCGTCTATGCTCACTATTACTATTAATTTTCTTGTAAGGTGGATTCATTATAATATGAGTATATAATCCATCCATTTTTATTTCATTATTAGTCAAATATGAAGTGGTTGCTAAAATGAAATCTTCGTTATTAATGGTATACTCAAATCCAATCCCTTTACCTTCTGATTCCTTATCACAAAGAGAGAAAGTTTCCTTAATAAATGGTAACACTATATTTTCAATATCATAGGCAGTGACATTTAAAGTTGATACTGTACCTCTATTTAATGATTCTTCAGTAAATGCTGCAGAAAGGGAACCTACACCTGCTCCTGGATCAAGGAGTTTTATATCTCCGCTCAGGTTTGTAAATAATGAAGCCATAAACTTACAGATTGGAGCTGATGTAAAATATTGACCCAATTCTGCCTTCTTTTTGGAATTGAGTCTTTCGTTAGCTTCAATGCGTAATGAGTCAACTACGGACAAGATACTTGGCATATTAATTTGTTCAATCTTCATCATAACCTTATTAAAAAAGATTGAATATTGATCCTTTTAAAGGTTATAACAATATAGTTTAAAAACTTAATTGTGCAAATTAGTGAAAACTGGGGAAGAGTTCCCAAAGTACAACGTACTTTTATTAACGTTTTGCAATTGCAAGAGGTATTATAGGCTTTGTAAATGTGCAAATGTTTTTTTATTATCCTGATTATAAGTATGTTGTTAAGTATATTGTAACCTTGCCATCCTGACGTTTGCAAAGGTGTGCAGAATGCACTGTTTTGATCGGTTAGGGTGATGGGGATTTTGCAGGATCTGTTTGATGCGATTTTCGTGAAATCTGAATGTTTGAATTTTAATGATTGGGTCTCTCTATTTGGTTTTCATATGATGTTAATGAATTCTCTTCGCTTAATTTAACTTTAATTATTTCCTCTTTAATTAAAAAAAGCCACAAATATCAATTGTATTTACTGCGGTTCCATTTTACATTTGTGTAATGATAAAGTAGATAACAAGATTGCAGAAATGAACCTTAAATACTGGTAGGATAAAGCATGGATAGTGTATGAAGAGAGTATCAATTTTGTTTTTCTTGAGTAAAAATCTATGAAAGAATTTGAATCACAACAAAAAAATGCCTTACAAAAGTGTAAGGCATTTTTTTTGTTGTTAGTGTCCCGTCCTGAAATAGCGATACACAAAAAAAGAATCGTTATGGAAACCAAGCATTATGAGAAACGAAGTCAACGAGATTACAGTATGTCGTTTAAGCTTCAAGTCGTACAGGAAGTAGAACAAGGAGAGTTATCCACCACAGGGGCCCAGCGTAAGTATGGAATCCAGGCCCGTTCCACCATAGTGAATTGGTTACGAAAATATGGTAACTTGGACTGGGAAAATCAAACACCTTCGAATATGCCTAAAACCCCGGAGCAAAAGATTCTGGAACTTGAGGCCAAGGTAAAACTGCTGGAGAAACAGAAAGCCACCCTGGAGCGTCAAGCCTATGTAGCTGACAAGAAAGTGATCATTTTCGATATGATGATCGATCTTGCTGAACAGGAATATAAAATCGACATCCGAAAAAACTTACCACCCGAACAATCGATCGATTTAAAGAACAAAACCAAGAAACCTTAGTGTTTTCCTGTCATTTGTTCGGGATAGACAGACAGGTTTATTACCGTAAACTCAAAAGAAAGGCCATCAAACAACATAAGGCAATGAAAGTGATGAATCTGGTAAGGAGCAAACGAATGCACATGCCCAGGCTGGGCGGAAAGAAGTTGTACTGTTTATTGAAGGAAGACCTAAAAGCGCTAAAAATAGGGCGAGACAAGCTTTTTGACATCCTTAGGGCTAACCATTTACTAGTGCCTCCTAAGCGGAGCTATCTGGTTACTACCAATTCGCATCATCGGTTCAGGAAGCATTCCAATCTTATTGCAGAGATGGAAATTCATCGACCCGAGCAGGTATGGGTGTCAGACATTACTTACATTGGCAAACGAGATAAGCCTTGTTACCTGAGCTTGGTTACCGATGCTTATTCAAAGAAAATAATGGGTTATTATGTAGCCGACAACCTGAATACGGAAAGCAGTTTACAAGCATTGAAAATGGCTATTAAACAACGAGTGTATAAAACAGCACCCTTGATCCATCATTCAGACCGAGGGCTTCAATACTGTGCCCAGGACTATCAACATGAATTGATCAGTAATAAGATAAAATGCAGCATGACCCAGCATTCCGACCCGTATGAGAATGCTGTTGCTGAACGGGTAAACGGTATATTAAAACAGGAATTTAGGATTGATACTCATTATCTGGACTTAAAGACAATGAAAACTATTGTAAAAGAGTCTATTGATATTTATAACAATCAACGTCCGCATTATTCCAATTTTATGCATACGCCTAATCAGATGCACCAGCAAAATGAAATTAAAATGAGAACCTATAAAACAAAAACTAGCAGCAAACTTGAATTTGCTGCTAGCTAAAATTGTACTTTTATTTACCTTTAATCCTGTATCATTATTCCAGGACTAGACATAGCATTAATAGATAAATAGGACCTACTTTTTAGCTTTTCTATCTTTTCGTAATGGCGGATAATTGGGTATCTCGAATTCAAAATCCAAAAGTTCTCTAGGGTGTACTTCTAAAGCTCTTGCAATTGCCGCGATGTTACTAATAGAGGTGTTGCTTATTCCTCTTTCAATTCTTCCTATTTGAGCTATATTGAAACCAGTTCTATCAACTATGTCTTCCTGAACTATACCCTTAATTTCCCTTATCTCTCGGATTCTCTTTCGAATATTATCAATAAATTCTTGGTCTCTATATTGTTCGCTCATGGAACAAATAGACTATTGATTAATTATATTTATTAGTGCATATTTGCACTAATAAATATAA from Solitalea canadensis DSM 3403 encodes:
- a CDS encoding BsuBI/PstI family type II restriction endonuclease; this encodes MMKIEQINMPSILSVVDSLRIEANERLNSKKKAELGQYFTSAPICKFMASLFTNLSGDIKLLDPGAGVGSLSAAFTEESLNRGTVSTLNVTAYDIENIVLPFIKETFSLCDKESEGKGIGFEYTINNEDFILATTSYLTNNEIKMDGLYTHIIMNPPYKKINSNSEHRRKLSQIGIETVNLYSGFVALSIKLLKEGGELVAIIPRSFCNGPYYQSFREFFLKEMSISHIHIFDSRNNAFSDDDVLQENVIIHCVKGNKQKEVIITSSPQSDFSLDILSGEITATDMTIRRVNIESIVKPNDSQKFIHIAATDREQVIVDYMSCFNSALEDLDIEVSTGPVVDFRNIEDLRKDYETGSAPLIYPIHLNSVVNWPKDSKKPNAIMVSKKTKSSLWQHTGHYVITRRFSSKEEKRRIISTYYDSSLPGDFIGFENKLNVFHKNKKGLNSTIAKGLFVFLNSTLLDKYYRQFGGHTQVNASDLRSIHYPTTSSLKRIGEQVSNLTLSQKEIDKLIESEINSMAENSTENPLSSLNKIDQALEILKELGMPKQQLNERSALTFLALLNLHPDRSWQQIERPLIGVTPIMDWSKEIYGKAYAPNTRETFRRQTLHQFVDGGLVEYNPDDPKRAVNSPKACYQITSELFKVLLSYQTANWNSEISNFLNDRETLIKRYAMERDRNQTQIHVDDIEIVLSAGAHSQLIKDIIVEFRQIFAPGADLIYVGDTGSKTGYFKKERLLELGVSVDNHGKMPDVVLYYKEKNWLLLIESVTSHGPVDGKRHNELAKIFENSTAGLVYVTAFPDRKTMKKYFNDISWETEIWFADSPTHMMHLNGHRFLGPYL
- a CDS encoding helix-turn-helix domain-containing protein → METKHYEKRSQRDYSMSFKLQVVQEVEQGELSTTGAQRKYGIQARSTIVNWLRKYGNLDWENQTPSNMPKTPEQKILELEAKVKLLEKQKATLERQAYVADKKVIIFDMMIDLAEQEYKIDIRKNLPPEQSIDLKNKTKKP
- a CDS encoding IS3 family transposase, which produces MFSCHLFGIDRQVYYRKLKRKAIKQHKAMKVMNLVRSKRMHMPRLGGKKLYCLLKEDLKALKIGRDKLFDILRANHLLVPPKRSYLVTTNSHHRFRKHSNLIAEMEIHRPEQVWVSDITYIGKRDKPCYLSLVTDAYSKKIMGYYVADNLNTESSLQALKMAIKQRVYKTAPLIHHSDRGLQYCAQDYQHELISNKIKCSMTQHSDPYENAVAERVNGILKQEFRIDTHYLDLKTMKTIVKESIDIYNNQRPHYSNFMHTPNQMHQQNEIKMRTYKTKTSSKLEFAAS
- a CDS encoding helix-turn-helix domain-containing protein, whose amino-acid sequence is MSEQYRDQEFIDNIRKRIREIREIKGIVQEDIVDRTGFNIAQIGRIERGISNTSISNIAAIARALEVHPRELLDFEFEIPNYPPLRKDRKAKK